In Terriglobus sp. TAA 43, a single window of DNA contains:
- a CDS encoding glycoside hydrolase family 125 protein produces MVSHVDRRSFLRNSATLAAGAPFIAKTDLLAQYTKRDLTQRPAESERLFRSQAVEDAIVSVSRGIADPQLRTIFANCLPNTLDTTVFPGTRDGKPDTFVITGDIDALWLRDSSAQMHPYLQFAKSDAKLATVIEGLIHRHAMCILLDPYANAFRRNPTDKPLDWAVQDATDHKPGVGERKWEVDSLCYPIRLAHGYWKSTGSTAAFDTEWIAAMQLVVKTFREQQRLHDRGPYHFQRRAENPTDSVILSGYGAPTKPNGMLHSIFRPSDDACTYPLFVPANLFAVTALNMLAEIAKAIGNTQLANDAASLSGEVAVATKAYGQLKHARFGEMYAYEVDGFGNVNWMDDANAPGLLSIAYLTGISVKQPEYRNTRAFSLSNSNPYFFKGSAAEGVGGPHVGMDYIWPMSITMRALTSTEDAEILSCLKMLRNSTAGTNFMHEAFHKDDPAKFTRPWFAWANTLFGELVLKIHTERPALLRQSFAQKTTAA; encoded by the coding sequence ATGGTTTCGCATGTCGATCGCCGCAGCTTTCTACGTAATTCCGCCACGCTTGCCGCAGGAGCACCTTTTATTGCAAAGACAGATCTCCTTGCGCAGTACACGAAGCGCGATCTGACTCAGCGCCCTGCAGAGAGTGAACGGCTGTTTCGTTCGCAGGCCGTGGAAGATGCGATCGTATCCGTAAGCCGCGGTATCGCCGATCCGCAGTTACGCACCATCTTTGCGAACTGCCTTCCCAATACCCTGGACACTACAGTGTTTCCCGGCACACGCGACGGCAAGCCGGATACATTCGTGATCACTGGCGACATTGACGCGCTGTGGCTGCGCGATTCTTCCGCACAGATGCATCCGTATCTGCAGTTTGCAAAGAGCGATGCGAAGCTGGCGACGGTTATTGAAGGCCTGATCCATCGCCATGCGATGTGCATCTTGCTCGATCCATACGCGAATGCGTTTCGTCGCAATCCGACGGATAAGCCGCTGGATTGGGCCGTGCAAGATGCAACCGATCATAAGCCCGGCGTGGGCGAACGTAAGTGGGAAGTGGATTCGTTGTGCTACCCCATCCGCCTGGCACATGGGTATTGGAAGTCCACAGGCAGCACAGCAGCATTCGATACCGAATGGATTGCAGCGATGCAGCTTGTGGTGAAGACTTTCCGCGAGCAGCAACGCCTGCATGATCGTGGACCGTATCACTTTCAACGTCGTGCAGAAAATCCGACGGACTCCGTGATCCTGAGCGGCTATGGCGCACCGACGAAGCCGAATGGCATGTTGCACTCCATCTTCCGGCCCTCAGACGACGCGTGCACCTATCCGCTCTTTGTTCCTGCAAATCTGTTTGCGGTGACCGCGTTGAACATGCTGGCAGAGATCGCAAAGGCAATTGGCAATACACAACTTGCAAACGATGCTGCCTCGCTATCAGGTGAAGTTGCCGTCGCAACGAAGGCGTATGGGCAATTGAAGCATGCTCGCTTTGGTGAGATGTATGCCTATGAAGTGGATGGATTTGGCAACGTGAACTGGATGGATGATGCCAATGCACCTGGGCTGCTGAGCATTGCGTACCTGACCGGCATTTCGGTGAAGCAGCCGGAGTATCGCAACACGCGGGCTTTTTCGCTGAGCAACAGTAATCCCTATTTCTTCAAGGGATCTGCTGCAGAAGGCGTCGGTGGACCGCATGTGGGCATGGATTACATCTGGCCCATGAGCATCACGATGCGTGCATTGACGAGCACAGAGGATGCGGAAATCCTCAGCTGCCTGAAGATGCTGCGCAACAGCACTGCCGGCACCAACTTCATGCACGAGGCGTTTCACAAGGATGATCCCGCCAAGTTCACGCGACCGTGGTTTGCATGGGCGAACACACTGTTCGGTGAATTAGTGTTGAAGATTCATACGGAACGGCCTGCGCTTCTACGGCAAAGCTTCGCCCAAAAGACCACAGCCGCTTGA
- a CDS encoding NTP transferase domain-containing protein yields the protein MSRRVAALVLAAGASERLGQPKQLVQYQGECLMDRAIRMAHEAGASPVFVVLGAGYEAFLEGLQSNPYEPRILINKAWKRGMSTSIALGAAAAERVDADDLLVLTCDQVTVTAEHLRRLMEASHREHVVASHYYERRGIPALFPEFSFHALQELTGDTGARELLQDDAVLTVPLRGGEFDVDTPADLERLQAMEADHSHVPSTIMSLE from the coding sequence ATGAGCCGGAGAGTTGCAGCGCTGGTGCTGGCGGCAGGCGCATCCGAACGATTGGGACAACCGAAGCAGCTTGTGCAGTATCAAGGCGAATGCCTGATGGACCGCGCGATTCGCATGGCGCATGAAGCGGGCGCCTCGCCTGTCTTCGTCGTGCTCGGCGCGGGTTATGAGGCGTTTCTGGAAGGGTTGCAGAGCAATCCTTATGAGCCACGCATTCTGATTAACAAGGCGTGGAAACGCGGTATGTCCACTTCCATTGCGCTGGGTGCCGCTGCAGCGGAACGTGTGGACGCGGACGATCTGCTGGTGCTGACCTGCGACCAGGTGACGGTAACCGCAGAACATCTGCGACGGTTGATGGAAGCTTCACATCGCGAACACGTGGTCGCTTCACATTATTACGAACGACGTGGCATTCCTGCGCTCTTCCCCGAGTTCAGCTTTCACGCATTGCAGGAACTGACTGGCGACACGGGAGCGCGCGAGTTATTGCAGGATGACGCCGTTTTAACCGTCCCGCTGCGTGGTGGTGAATTCGACGTGGATACACCAGCAGATCTTGAACGTCTGCAGGCAATGGAAGCAGACCACTCACACGTTCCCAGCACAATCATGTCGCTGGAGTAA